DNA from Agarilytica rhodophyticola:
TATTTTCATGCTTAATTTTATAATTTAAGAACGACCAAAGTGAGCTGATTTGAACAACTCTTAGACCTTTCTTTTGTAAGGATTTTTCTAGAGAGATAAGTGACTTGTTAGTTGAATTTGCCGTGGTAATTAACACCGCATCTGAAATACTTTTAAGTACGAGCTTTGATAATTTTTCGATTTCAATAATAGGGCTTGCTTTGCTTTTGATCCAGAGGCAGCTAGTTTCAATTAAGTCATTCTCTGTTTCGGGAAAATTGTTATTTATATAACTCATTATTTCACTAACATCTGAACGAAGAAAGGTTACATATGGAACTAGCCTTTTAGGTTTACTATTAGCATTTTTTTCAAGTATTTCTTTATAGTTTTCCATTTGCAATACAATTAGATCGTCTGGAAATAGAGTAGCGAAGTTTTTTATGATGATATGATTTGGTTCGCAGAGTAAAACATACTGAAATTGATCGTCGTTGGATTCAAAAATATCGCGGATTCGCCTAATATAAGGGCATGGTTTGTCTAAAATATCATAGCCTTTTTTACTTAATAACTTTTCTTCGTTGTAAATTGAGTCATAGCCAGTATTAACAACTTTGATATTTTTTGAGTGAGGCAGCTCAGAGATATTTCTTACGGTTGGTACACCTAAGCCTCTGAGCCATTTCAAATCAACGCCAACTTTACCGTAATCATTAGAAATCCAGTCTATAATAAGGTAAAGCTTCTTAGCAAAGGGATTGGCGGCACTTTTGATAGCTTTAGGGAGTATGTCATTTAAAACTTTATTTTCAAGCCATAAACAACGGCCATCTTTCTCGAGTAAAACAACTTCCATAATATAAATTTTCTGGTTAGTTTATTTTAGTTAATTGTGATATTGCTTTTTTTACATTGTATTGCTCCATCGTGCGTAATACGTCTTGCTTTGCACCTTTCCACTCCCAAGTTACTTCACAACACACTCTGTCAAACTGTACAAAATTGATAGAAGCTATGCCGGTTTTTGCCGTTATGTCAATCGCATTAAACTCAAGGAATATAGACACATCAACTGGGAATACAAAGTTTTTAAAAGTGACTCTTTGGTTTTTTAGTACAAATCCCATTCTTTCTGTTGCTTTATCGACGATAAAGTCCGTACATGCCATACACATTTGTCGCGCAGCTTCAACTAATAGCATGCCCTGAACATGAGCTCCTGATTGATGGTCAGACATTTCATCACAGCCATCGTCAACCGCTAAGTGGGCGGTAAAGCTATTTTTATTAACCCGAATCAAGTTGGATATAAAAACATTACGATCAAACTTCTTATGAACTCTATTTTTTTCAACTTTGAGGCTTGAATTTTCCAAGATTAGGAAACTGTGCTTAGGGTTAAGGTTGCTTAGACAGCGCTTTATGTTTTTCACTTTTTCGAAACTAACGCCTTGACCAATAATAATAGTTGAATGTGAATTTAAATTCTTACTGCTAAAGTTTAAGAAATCTTCATATGTAATGACGTTTTTTCCATTTGAAAAGTCTCTGAATTTGCTACCAATAATGTATAGTTTTTCTATGTTCATAAAAAGTTGTAATTTTTTAGCTTAATAGTCTATTTAATAATTATTAGTTTCAATTGAATTTCGGAATTTTATCCAGAGTTCTACGCTAATAACATTGGTTGTCAAACTCAGCCAAATGGCAGAATTGAAAGTATTACTTCCCTGTGTGCCCATACTATTAGTAAGAAGGATATACCATAATGGCGTCATGATGATTCCCATATTGATGTAAAAACATCTAAGCATCCATTCTCCATGAGAAGGTATATCTTTTCTTATAATTGATCTCAGCCCAAGGCTAAAAAAACCTACATGTAAAATTGAAAAAAACAAAACAGGAATTATTTCAAATGAACCACCTAGTGGAACATTTATAGCAAAATAGCAACCACTTGTTATGGTTAGCACTGAAACAAACGCCAACATTACCCCGAATATTTTATGACGAGTAATATTATCGCGACGAAAATTTCTGCATATCTGTAATGGGCCAATTATAAAGTAAACGATACCAGGTATCATATGTGTCAACAAAACGACAGGGGTTTCTTGAAATATCAGTGTTTGTTCTGCAAAAGCGCGTCCCATTATAGCTTCTGTAAATTTGTGTATTTGATAAGAGTTTAATATTCCGAATGATGGTTGCAACGCTTGTGCTAATGAAAAAATAATTGCTAATACTGATAGAATAATGACGGTAAGCCATCCAGTAAACCTTAGATGTTCATGTAAAGTAAGTTTGTTGCTATATATCATTTAATATATCTTGTGATTTTTGTGTGTTCTCGAAAAAAGTATTATTGAATCATTAGAGTTATAAGGGGCGATGCGTGTGCTTTATTAAATTCGCATCTGAGAATTTCAAGGATTATACCCTCCGCATCTTACGGTGAGATAGTTTATTCATGCCAAATTTTAATTCATGAAATTTATTATATTTTTTCATTTCTATTCGGTAACGTTAGCTGACTTAATTGGGGTGGGGTATGCTTAATAAAATATATATATTTAATTGAGTGGTGAGTTTTTATGTATCTCCTAATTGTATAGGATATGTTGAGTATCTATAAATTTAATGTATATATAAGTGTAAATAAATTCTGAAATAATTTATCTGCCAGTTATAATAATGATTTTCATTTGGCTTTAATGTGGCAAAATATTCCTTAAGTTTTATTTTTTCTCGTGGTTTTTAATTTTCTAAAGAAAAATATTATATTGATCCTTTGGTTCCCCTGGGTTTATAAATAAAAATAAATTTTCCTAAAAAAGCGGCGATTTATTTTTAAATGAAAAGTAATAATGAGAAAAATGTAGTTATGAGCTTTAACTCAGTCACAAAAATCAAAATAATTTTATGGTTGCGTATTAATGAAATTACGAAAAGAGGCGCGCCATGGGGAAAATTGAAAATTATTAATGGTGCTGAGAGTGATTTACTTAATGCAGATTGCGACATCGGTAGTAATTCTAATGCCTGTCTCGGGCAGAGAGGAATTCTAACGAGCGAAATTTTTAATTGTTAATGATAGAGATAAGAACTTTTTTTCTATTTTCGACAGTATTTTAAATTA
Protein-coding regions in this window:
- a CDS encoding LytB — encoded protein: MEVVLLEKDGRCLWLENKVLNDILPKAIKSAANPFAKKLYLIIDWISNDYGKVGVDLKWLRGLGVPTVRNISELPHSKNIKVVNTGYDSIYNEEKLLSKKGYDILDKPCPYIRRIRDIFESNDDQFQYVLLCEPNHIIIKNFATLFPDDLIVLQMENYKEILEKNANSKPKRLVPYVTFLRSDVSEIMSYINNNFPETENDLIETSCLWIKSKASPIIEIEKLSKLVLKSISDAVLITTANSTNKSLISLEKSLQKKGLRVVQISSLWSFLNYKIKHENKRVLVVRSPIPNNAEGAIMKYIQGGIFLGLLELIKRSYIVKKIKMSSLFFFFKLRYCVLKSSAYLEAKEMGLLRDEYASDKTIPLKQID
- a CDS encoding AfsA-related hotdog domain-containing protein — protein: MNIEKLYIIGSKFRDFSNGKNVITYEDFLNFSSKNLNSHSTIIIGQGVSFEKVKNIKRCLSNLNPKHSFLILENSSLKVEKNRVHKKFDRNVFISNLIRVNKNSFTAHLAVDDGCDEMSDHQSGAHVQGMLLVEAARQMCMACTDFIVDKATERMGFVLKNQRVTFKNFVFPVDVSIFLEFNAIDITAKTGIASINFVQFDRVCCEVTWEWKGAKQDVLRTMEQYNVKKAISQLTKIN
- a CDS encoding DUF2306 domain-containing protein, producing MIYSNKLTLHEHLRFTGWLTVIILSVLAIIFSLAQALQPSFGILNSYQIHKFTEAIMGRAFAEQTLIFQETPVVLLTHMIPGIVYFIIGPLQICRNFRRDNITRHKIFGVMLAFVSVLTITSGCYFAINVPLGGSFEIIPVLFFSILHVGFFSLGLRSIIRKDIPSHGEWMLRCFYINMGIIMTPLWYILLTNSMGTQGSNTFNSAIWLSLTTNVISVELWIKFRNSIETNNY